A single genomic interval of Apis cerana isolate GH-2021 linkage group LG2, AcerK_1.0, whole genome shotgun sequence harbors:
- the LOC107997501 gene encoding uncharacterized protein LOC107997501, whose translation MDINQKIHHKNSLKETCSEDDDSSLDSNSKKAIQQDEKNMKEEELITNIQDKKHNKTILEGTSIRHNFRLNHISQVAKKHISLPKNIKNPFTKSQKNIVHRTLKNSFGQGHKKADIQISHTTLVDIQVEDCRQYTIEEKSLSSYSNISNDNNKSISDCKNSQSQFKSEKKSPINQFKYSSIESVLDSECTKNNKKYCSNKILNKDTTIKDKKSEEHDTQIHHEKSVESTKKFSWGNKSSKFASKSFEKTCKDKGKNDPIDKKLKAKKILCSPLRKFGRSSLTIEPDKIMINLPKCSPCACRLAASSKILSNDSSLLSRFTINRESPHYAVRSKSPSHIDVQTDISSKSSERTSMQTNLFSNIQQFKKSRYTPRSRSVGELCNIVNK comes from the coding sequence ATGGATATTAATCAGaaaattcatcataaaaattctttaaaagaaacatGTTCTGAGGATGATGACTCAAGTTTAGATAGTAATTCAAAAAAAGCTATTCaacaagatgaaaaaaatatgaaagaagaagaattgataacaaatattcaagataagaaacataataaaacaatattggaAGGTACTTCTATTCGCCATAACTTTCGATTAAATCATATTAGTCAAGTtgcaaaaaaacatatttctttgccaaaaaatataaaaaatccatTTACTAAAAGTCAAAAGAATATTGTCCAtagaactttaaaaaattcatttggtCAAGGTCATAAGAAAGCTGATATACAAATATCCCATACAACTTTAGTTGACATACAGGTTGAAGACTGCCGACAATATACTATTGAAGAAAAGTCATTGTCATCATATTCCAATATatctaatgataataataaaagtatttcagATTGTAAAAATAGTCAAAGTCAGTTCAAATCAGAGAAAAAGTCTCCTATAAATCAGTTCAAATATAGCAGTATAGAATCTGTGTTGGATTCAGAAtgtactaaaaataataagaaatattgcagtaataaaattctaaataaagatACAACTATAAAAGATAAGAAGTCTGAAGAACATGATACACAGATCCATCATGAAAAATCAGTAGAATCTACAAAAAAGTTTTCATGGGGTAATAAGAGCAGTAAATTTGCAAGTAAGAGTTTTGAAAAAACATGTaaagataaaggaaaaaatgatcctatagataaaaaattgaaagctaaaaaaattctttgcagTCCTTTAAGAAAATTTGGTCGATCATCTTTGACAATCGAACcggataaaattatgataaatttaccaAAGTGTTCTCCTTGCGCTTGTAGATTGGCTGcaagttcaaaaattttatccaatgATTCCAGTTTACTATCCCGATTTACTATAAATCGTGAAAGTCCTCATTATGCTGTACGTTCGAAGAGTCCGTCGCATATAGACGTACAAACGGATATTAGTTCGAAGTCTTCAGAAAGGACATCAATgcaaactaatttattttcaaatatacaacaatttaaaaaatcacgaTATACGCCTCGAAGCAGAAGCGTCGGTGAGTTGTGCAACATTGTCAACAAGTGA